The segment TCGAGCATGGTTGCGCTGCATTCCTTCCGCCATTCCGGTCCGTCCTTCGCCGATCTCGTGCCTTACGCGGGACTGGTCGACGACGGCATCGTCCTGCTTAAGGACGGATCGTTGATGGCCGGCTGGTATTTCGCCGGGCCGGACTCGGAGAGCTCGACCGACGCCGAGCGCAACGACGTCTCCCGCCAGATCAACGCCATCCTGGCCCGCCTCGGCTCGGGCTGGATGATCCAGGTCGAGGCGCTGCGCATTCCGACCACGGACTATCCCGCCCGCAAGGACGGCCATTTTCCCGACGCGGTCACGCGCGAGATCGACGAGGAGCGGCGCGCGCATTTCGAACGGGAGAGCGGACATTACGAAAGCCGCCACGCCCTGATCCTGAGCTGGCGGCCGCCGGAGCGGCGTAAGTCGGGGCTCGCCAAATACGTCTATTCCGACAAGGACAGCCGCTCGGCGAGTTTTGCCGACACGGCGCTCGGCAATTTCAGGGCCTCGGTCCGCGAGATCGAGCAATATCTGTCGAACCTGCTCTCGATCCAGCGCATGCGGACCCGCACAGTCGAGGAGCGCGGTGGGTCCCGCAGCGCACGCTATGACGAACTCTTTCAGTTCGTGCGCTTCTGCATCACCGGCGAAAACCATCCGGTTCGGCTGCCCGAGGTCCCGATGTACCTCGACTGGCTCGTCACCGCCGAATATCAGCACGGGCTGACGCCGACGGTCGACGGCCGCTATGTCGGCGTGGTGGCGATCGACGGCCTGCCGGCCGAGAGCTGGCCCGGCATCCTGAACATCCTCGACCTGATGCCGCTGACCTACCGCTGGTCATCGCGCTTCATGTTCCTCGACGAGATCGAAGCGCGCGAACGGCTCGAGCGCACCCGGAAGAAATGGCAGCAGAAGGTCCGGCCCTTCTTCGACCAGCTGTTCCAGACCCAGTCGCGTTCGGTCGACCAGGACGCCATGGCCATGGTCGCCGAGACGCAGGACGCAATCGCGGAAGCCGCCTCGCAGCTCGTCTCTTACGGCTACTACACGCCCGTCATCGTGCTGCAGGATCACGATGCCGAACGGCTACGCGAGAAGTGCGAGGGCATTCGCCGGGTCGTCCAGGCCGAGGGTTTTGGCGCTCGCATCGAGACGCTGAACGCCACGGAGGCCTTTCTCGGCTCGTTGCCCGGCAACTGGTATGCGAACGTCCGCGAGCCACTGATCCACACCCGCAACCTCGCCGACCTCCTGCCGCTCAATTCTGTCTGGTCGGGAAGCCCGGTCGCGCCATGCCCGTTCTATCCGGAAAGTTCACCGCCGCTGATGCAGGTCGCATCCGGCTCGACGCCGTTCCGGCTGAACCTTCACACCGACGACGTCGGTCACAGCCTGATCTTCGGTCCGACCGGCTCGGGCAAATCGACCCTGCTGGCGCTGATCGCCGCGCAATTCCGCCGCTACAGGGACGCGCAGATCTTCGCCTTCGACAAGGGCCGGTCGTTGATGCCGCTGACGCTCGCGGCCGGCGGCGATCACTATGAGATCGGCGGCGGGGCCGGGGAGGGGATACAGTTCGCCTTCTGCCCGCTCGCCGAACTTGCGACCGACGCCGACCGCGCCTGGGCGTCGGAATGGATCGAGACACTCGTGGTGCTGCAGGGCGTCAGCGTCACGCCGGATCATCGCAATGCCATCTCGCGCCAGGTCGCCCTCATGGCGGCGGCACCGGGACGGTCGCTCGCCGATTTCGTGTCGGGCGTGCAGATGCGCGAGATCAAGGACGCGTTGCACCACTACACGGTCGACGGCCCGATGGGGCACCTGCTCGACGCCGAGCGCGATGGGCTGACCCTCGGCGGCTTCCAGACTTTCGAGATCGAGGAGCTGATGAACATGGGCGAGCGCAGCCTCGTGCCCGTGCTCACCTATCTGTTCCGGAGGATCGAGAAGCGCCTGATCGGCGCACCCAGCCTTATTCTGCTCGACGAGGCCTGGCTGATGCTGGGTCATCCCGTCTTCCGCGACAAGATCCGCGAATGGCTGAAGGTGCTGCGCAAGGCCAATTGCGCCGTCGTGCTCGCCACCCAGTCGATCTCGGACGCCGAGCGTTCCGGCATTATCGACGTGCTGAAGGAATCCTGCCCGACGAAGATCTGCCTGCCGAACGGAGCGGCGCGCGAACCAGGAACGCGCGAGTTCTATGAACGCCTCGGCTTCAACGAGCGCCAGGTCGAGATCGTCTCGAACGCGATCCCGAAGCGCGAATATTACGTCACCTCTCCCGCCGGCCGGCGTCTGTTCGAGATGGCGCTGGGTCCGGTCGCGCTCGCCTTCGTCGGCGCGTCCGGACGGGACGATCTCAAACGCATCACGGAACTCAAGACAGCGCACGGCCGCACCTGGCCGGCAAACTGGCTCCAGACCAGGGGGATCGCTCATGCCGATACGCTACTCGCCCATGACTAGATTGGAATTTTTGCGCGGCGCGGCGGTCGCGGCCATGGCGCTGCCGTTCATGGCGAGATCCGCCGTCGCCGGCGGCGGCGCCCTCAGTGGCGGCGCGACCGAGTGGACGCAGATGCTCAACAACAGCGAACTCGTCTCGCTGGTCGGCAAATCGGCCGAGCAGGTGAACAATCAGATCAGGCAGATCACGCAGCTCGCCGAGCAGATTCAGAACCAGTTGAAGATCTATAGCAACATGCTGCAGAACACCGCGCAGTTGCCGAACCACGTCTGGGGACAGGTCCAGAACGATCTTAACCAGCTCAGGAACGTCGTCAGCCAGGGGCAGGGCATCGCCTTCTCGATGGGCAATATCGACGATGTGTTGAAGCAACGCTTCCAGAGCTACGCCGACTTCAAGACCAGTCTGCCGAACAACGCCAGCTTCTCGCAGACCTATCAGAACTGGTCCTCGACCAACCGCGACACGATCGGCGGCACGCTGCGCGCCGCCAGCCTCACCGCCGATCAATTCTCGAGCGAGGAGGCGACCATGTCGCAGCTCCGCACGATGTCGGAAGGCGCCGACGGTCAGATGAAGGCGCTGCAGGTCGGCCACCAGATCGCGACACAGCAGGTCGCCCAGATGCAGAAGCTGCGCGGGCTAGTCTCGCAACAGATGACGATGATGGCGACCTGGTATCAGTCGGAGCAGGCCGAGAAGGATCTCTCCCAGGCGCGCCGGCAGGAGTTCTTCAAATCGACGGCGCCGTCGATGTCGGGCGGGCAGGAGATGCGTCCGAGATGGTGACGGCCTCCTTTCTCACCCGTCCTTCGACGGTGCTTGCCATTGTTGTCACAGCGGCCGTCTTTCTTCACACCGTCGGTCCGGCAATCGCCGCCGCGGATGGGGGCGTGCTGACGACGGTCGAGAACCAGGTGGTCACGGCCGCGAAGGGGTGGGAATCGACCGTCACAAACGCCGCAAAATCGCTGTTCTGGATCCTCGCCGGCATCGAGGTCGGCATCGCCGCGGTCTGGCTCGCCATCCAGGCCGCGACGATCGAAGCCTGGTTCGCCGAGCTCGTGCGCCGGATCATGTTCATCGGCTTCTTCGCCTTCGTCCTGGCGGAGGGGCCGAGTTTCGCCAAAGCCGTGGTCGACAGCCTGTTCCAGATCGGCGGCGGCAGCGGCTCGGCTTCACCGGCGAACGTCTTCAATGCCGGCCTGACGGTCGCCTCCGCCATGTCGCAGAAGATTTCCTTCGGCGTGTTTCAGGACAACGCACTGGCGCTCTCGGCCTCGCTCGCCATGATCGTCAGCGTCATCGCCTTTTCGCTCGTCGCGGCGATCTTCCTTGCCGTGCTCGTCGAGATGTATGTCGGCCTTCTCGCCGGCATGATCATGCTCGGCCTCGGCGGATCGTCCTTCACCAAGGACTTTGCGATCCGCTACCTCGTCTACGCCTTCTCGGTCGGCATGAAGCTCATGTCGCTCGTCATGATCGCCAAGATCGGTTCCGACGTACTGATCGGCCTCGCCCAGGATACGTCGGTCGGCGACCAGTACCAGACCGCGCTCGCCATCGCCGGCATCGCGGTCGTCGTCTTCATCCTCGCGATGTACGTGCCGTCCATCGTCCAGGGCGTGGTTCAAGGCGCCTCGGTCAGCAGCGGCATGGAAGTGATCCGGCACGGCGCGCAGGCTGCGAGTTTCGCGGCCGGAGGCGCTGCCCTCGCGATGGGCGGGGCCAACGCCGGCGCAGCGGCCTTCTCGGCGGCGCGCGCGAGCGGCTCATCGGTCGGCGGCGCCGCCCTTGCCGGGCTGCGTGGCGCGGCCTCGGCCGGAGGCGCGCTCGCCTCGGCCGCCCACGACAAGGCGATCGGTGCGCCCGGCGCCTATGCCGGATCTCTGCTCGGGCTCGCCAACGCCAAGCTTGAGAAGAGCGGCGGCGGATCGCCGCCCCCTCCGCCCCAAAAACACGAGAAATGACGGAAGAAACGCGTTTTGGCCTCCCCCAACAGTCCCGAAAATCCCTATATCGCCGCACGGCAGGAATGGACCGAGCGCTACGGCTCCTATGTGAAGGCCGCCAGCGCCTGGCGCATTGTCGGCATCGCGAGCCTCGGCCTCGCGCTCATGAGTACGGCCTATGCGCTCTACCAGAGCACGAAGGTCAAGCTCGTTCCCTACATCGTCGAGGTCGACAAGCTCGGTTCGTCCGTAAGTGCGGGCTTTCCGGCCCAGATCGAATACGCCGACCCGCGCGTGGTGCGCGCCACGCTCGCCGGCTTCATCACCAACTTCCGATCGGTGACGCCGGACACGGTGGTGCAGAAGCAATATATCGACCGCGTCTACGCCATGCTGCGCACGACGGACCCCGCGACCGAAAAGGTCAACGCCTGGTTCCGCTCGAGCTCTCCCTTCGACAAGGCCAAGACCGCGACGGTCGCGATCGAGGTCAACAATGTCGTGCCACTGTCGCCGCAGTCCTTCCAGATCGACTGGACCGAGTATGAGCGCGACCGCAAGGGCAAGGAAGTGGCGACCCGGCGCTTCCGGGGCGTGGCCAGCGTCGTGCTGATCCCGCCGCAGGATGAGGCGGTGATCCGGCTCAACCCGATCGGTCTCTACCTCAAGGATTTTGACTGGACCGCTCAGATCTGAAAGGCGCGCCCTTACCTATGACTGCAACAAGACCAACATTCCGGGCGGCCCTTCTGATCGCGACCGCCCTCGTTTCCATCACCGGCCTCCACAGCGCCGATGCCCAGAGCCTCAACCGGAAGGAAGCGAAGGGGATGGATATCTCCGGCCAATGGCGCGGCCGAACCGGGCTCGTGACGCGCGGCGCCGATGGCAAGGTGATCTTCCTCTATGGCGAAGTGCAGCCATCTGTTGTCTGCTCACCGCTGCAGGTCTGCGACCTCGAGCTGGAGGGCGGGGAGGTCGTGCGCGACGTGCTCGTCGGCGACACCGTGCGCTGGAAGGTCGAGCCCGCGACCTCCGGCGCGACGGGCGGCCAGGCGATCCACCTCATCGTCAAGCCGACCGAGCCAGGCCTCGTCACCTCCATGGTGGTGACGACGTCGCGACGGACCTATCACATCCAGCTCAAGTCCCACGCCACGCAGTACATGGCGCGGGTCGGCTTCGACTATCCCGAGGACGTGTCCTCGCGCCTGGCGGATGTGAACGCCCGGATCGAGACGGGCGGCGCCGGCGTGCCGGCAGAGCAATTGAACTTCAGCTATTCGGTCTCGGGCAGCGCGGGCTGGCGGCCGACTCAAGTCTATAGCGACGGCACCAAGACGTACATCCAGTTCCCGGAGTCGGTCGCCTCGCGCGACGCGCCGGTCCTGTTCGTAGTCTCGGGCGGGCAGAACCGCATCGTCAATTATCGGATGAAGAGCAACATGATGATCGTCGACTATGCGGTCGACAGGGCCATCCTTGTCTCCGGCGTCGGCTGGAGCCAGGAAAAAATCACGATCCAGAGGCGAGGGTGACGGCATGATCCGCCCTTTCTTCTCCACCTTTCGCCCGGCACGCGCGGCCGCCTTCTTCCTCACGGCCGCCCTTCTTTCCGGATGCGCGACTTTCGGAACCGGCGGACTCGTTGCCAGCACCGCCCCAGCCGAACTCTTGGCCCCCGCTGCTTCGGCCGTCGCCGGTGATCTCGTTCCACGCCTTGCCGAACAAATCGGCCAGGGAAAGGCGACGATTGTCCTAAAGCCCGACGGCTCCGCCTTCGGTTCGGCCCTTGAGACTTCGCTGCGGGGCTGGGGTTACGCGGTCACGACCGATCAGGACACCAAGGATCCTAAAGCCATCCGGCTCGCCTATGTGCTCGCCTCCATGGACGGACAGATGCTCGCCCGCCTCTCGACCGGATCGATCGAGATCGGTCGCGTCTATTCCACGACCGCGACCAGCGCGCTGCCGGCAAGCCCGGTCTCGGTGATGAAGCGCAGCTGAGGGGAGGGGAGGCATGACCCAATCTCTGCAGCTCGGCGGCGGCTCCGGCGGGACGGGCGCGCCGAAGGACATTCGCCGTCTCAACCGCCTGCCGATCATCGCCGCGGCCGTGCTCGGCATCGTGTTCCTCGCGGTGATCTTCTACGGACTGACCTCGCGGGGACTTGTATTCCGCTCAACGTCCGACACGGGTTCGATCGGCGGCGCGCCCGCCACGACCTTCGCCGATCAGATGAAGCGCGGCGTTGCCGACGGCCTCATCGGCGACGGCCAACAGCCTCCGCCCGCGGCGCCGACGCCCGAGCCGAAACCTGCCCCGCAAAATCCCTTCGTCCCGCAACAGCCTGCCGTCGCCGAGCCGAGGGGCGGCGCACTCGAATCCGAAGAAGCCTGGCGGGCGCGTCTGGCCCGCGAAGGACAGGAACAGCTCCTCCGGGAGCGGCAGCGCCAGAGAATGGCGCGTCTGCAGGCGAGCAACATCGCGCTGGATTCGCCGCTCGCCATCGACACGCAGAAGATTAAGGCTGCGTCGGCGGCCACGTCGCCGGCGAAACCGGGTGCGATGACACCGGCCTCATCCTCGCCGACCGACCTCTACAGCCTGGCGCTTCTGACCGGGCTCAACGGCCAGAACCTCGATCCCAACGGGCAAGCGAAGAAGGAGACTTTTTTCAACTCCGACCTCGCCAAGCTCGGCTATCTGCCGAACCAGGTCGTTCCCCCGCGCTCCTACTATGAGCTGAAGCGCGGCTCCGTCATCCCGGCGACGCTGATCACCGGCATCAATTCCGATCTGCCGGGCCGCATCACCGCTCAGGTCAGCCAGAACGTCTTCGACAGCGCCACTGGCTACCGCCTGCTCATCCCGCAAGGCACGAAACTGATGGGCCGCTACGACAGCAAGATCTCCTTCGGCCAGAGCCGCGTCCTCGTCATCTGGACCGACATCATCTTCCCGAACGGTTCGACGCTCCAGATCGGCGGCATGGCCGGAACGGACGCGGAAGGCTATGGCGGCTTCACCGACCAGGTCGACAACCACTACTTCAAGACCTTCGGCTCCGCGATCCTGCTCGCGATCATCGGCACGGGCATGGATATGGCGGCCCCGCAAAGCTCGACGCTCGCGACGCAGCAGACCGCGTCGGACGCCGCAAGGCGGAATTTTGCGGAAACCTTCGGCCGCGTCGCCGAGCGCACCATCAACAAGAACCTCGACGTGCAGCCGACGCTGGAGATTCGCCCCGGTTATCAGTTCAACGTCCTTGTCGATCAGGACATCGTGTTCCCGGGCGCTTATCGGGGCTGATCACACGCAATGCGACTGAAGCCGCCATCGATCGCGATGCTCGATCCACCAGTTTCTGCAATCCGGCCTCTAAATTTTCGCATTTGTTGCGCCAATTATAAATAACAAGCTACGTCAAACTGCATGAGACGCGAGGAGAGTGGAACGACACCTATGCACCAACGTCATAACCACGAAAACAGGAGCTTCGCCGAGTTGGCGAGTCAACTTAATCTATCTGTCCACGATGTGTCATGAGGATCTCGCGGTGAACCGAACCGCGTAGCGCTTCACGTTGAACCCTCGCGACAATGTGCACAAGAAGCGGCGCAGCGAAAATCGTTGTGTGGCGTGGAAGATCGCCAGCTTTTACCGTTCACAGTCGGCACCACCACCAGACATCAATCTCACCATCACTGCGTCCTGCGCCGAATCGAGCCGGGTGCTCGCCGCCAGAAAGAAGTCTTCAGAGAAATAATGGATACGAGGAGAATGGACCTAAAAACCTGGTTTCAGCGACTGACGGACGTCACTTCTGCCGCGAGAACGCAGGAAGTTCTGAGGGACGCGCTGCCGGATCTCGTGGAGGAATTGGGCTTTGACTGCTACGCCTATCTCTACATCCAGCCATCCAGAACTTATGCCTACTCGAACTATTCGCCGGAGTGGCTGAAGCACTATTTCGACAGCGACTACACGACGATTGATCCGGTCGTAAAAACCGCCAGCACGACTTTGCGCCCATTCACCTGGTGCTCCGGAGGCTCCCGCCATTCGGAAACGAAGGAGGTTCGGCGTTTCTATTCCGAGGCCGGCGACTTCGGGATCAGATCGGGTATCAGCATCCCGATACGGACGGCCTGCCGGCACATGTCGATGCTGACGCTCGCATCGAGCAAACCGTCCTTGACCCTCGATAAGGATATCGATCAGATCGCCGCCGTCACGGCGGTCGCGTTCCTGCATGCCAAGCTTGAAGAGCACAATGCGAAGCCGACCGCGCAGCCAACTTTCGAGCTGACGGCCAAGCAGACCCTCTGCCTCAAATGGTCGGCTGAGGGAAAGCCGATGAAGTCGATCGCCACCCTCGAAAATATGTCGTTCGCGACCGTGAATTTTCATCTCAACAACGCCCGCAAGGTGCTCGATGCGGGAAGTCTCGCCCAAGCCACGGCACTCGCGACGAAGCTCGGCCTGATCTGACCGCATCCTGCGCCCCTGGATCTATAGGATGAAACGGCCCCCAGCGCTGTGAACGCAGTGGGACCATTTCGAGTGGGCGCCCGACTGAGGCTGGGGCCGAGAATCAGGTGCCTACAACACAAGATCAAACACGCAGATTTTCTGCGCTGCTCTTACCACGCCTTTGATCCACCTTGACCTCGTAAGAGACTTTCTGCCCCTCACGCAAGTCTGAGAGGCCAGCCCGCTCAACCGCGCTTATGTGCACAAAAACATCTTGACCGCCGTCATCCGGCTGAATGAAGCCAAACCCCTTGGTCGCGTTGAACCACTTCACAACACCTGTCGCCACCGTCCGTCTCCTACTTAAGCAATCGCGTTGACAGTAAATCAGCTTGGACCATTCCCGCAAGCCGACCGGTGTTGATCGCTCAGCTTGTCACCCGTCTGGTGCCATGCATCGAATGGGATGCCCCCGGGCGGTTCATCGTTCTCGGCGACATGGAATTGGACAACGTCTGATCGATCGCGGGCCATCGCGCCTACTGCCACTGCAAGCGTCACATTGCACTACTGAACGCTGACCGCTGGCCGGACGGGCTGTCCGACATCGAGCCGCGGTTTGCCGGTCAGGTCTGCGCCTGCTGCTTTCGAGCGTCCGAGTCGACAGCCGGCGGAACTCGCCGGTAAGTGAGGGTCTACTTGACCCAAATCAATCTGCTTCAGAACTCCTATGGCCTTCTGCTTGGGGGGCGAACGACACGAGACCCAGGAGTTTGCGATGAGGATCAGAACGATAGCCTTTGCAGCAACCGCAGTTCTCTTAACAGCATCAACACTTGCCTACGCAGCGGAGACCTCTTCCACGGTAGGAATGGGGCATCCTAGCGCCGCCGACCTCAACGCCTTGACGGATGCGCGCGTCGGCATGATCAAGGCCGCCTTGCAGCTTACGCCCGATCAGGAAAAATACTGGCCGCCCGTGGAAGGGGCCATCATCCGTGCGAGAGCGAAGAACCGACAAGTCCGCTTCGAGCGGGTGGCCGAACTGCGCGATAGCAGCCCAATGGAAGCGATTGGTGAACGCAATCCGGTCGAACTTATGCAACGTCGAGCAGAAATACTGAGTCAACGCGCGGTTGACCTCAAGAAGCTCGCCGACACGTGGGAACCGCTTTATAAGACGCTAACACCGGACCAGAAGAAGAGGATGGCATTCGCGACATACGCGGCGATGCGCGGGATGCGAGATGCGATTGAACATCAGATCGAAACCGAAGATGACGACGACTAGACTACCTGGCGTGACGCGTCGCGGAGCAACAAGTTTTGGTCCGCGACGATCGTCGATACACGCAATCCGGAATCAACGCATTTGATGGCGCGCCGGTGCCCTGACAATTTCGGCGATGCCCGACGTCTCAAAGGCCAGATTGATGTAGTCGGCCACCTCGTGACGGCTTTAGGCCGGCCAGATTGGCGATCTGGGAGATGATCTTTCAGACATATTCTCTCCAACAAAAGGCCGGCAGAGATGCCGGCCTAATTGATTGGAGAAAAGTATTAGGACAAGGTCAGTATCTCGCCGCGACCGGAGCGCCGTAGCCGCCAAAGCGATAATTCAAGCGCACGGTGACCATATCCACGTCCTGGCTGATCCGGTCGTTGAGTACGGCAGCGAGGCGGGGATCGGCCACCGAGAAGGAGTTATTTGCGTGCCCCATCCACAGATGGTCGTACTCCGCACCGATCGACCAGTTGGGGGCGAAGCCATACTCAAAGCCGACACCCAAGGTGCCGCCCCAGCGCGTGCTATCCGCCGAGACCAAACCGATCCCGGTGGTGTTGTCGAATATGGTCAGGCGATTGCTGGTCACAGCAGCGCCGCCCTTCACGTAGAGCAGCGCCGAATTCCAGGCCCAACCGAGCTGGCCGGTGAAGAGACCGATTGCATCAGTCTTCGCGGTGGTCGAGAGCGTCGGATCGAAAAGGCTCACGCGCGTGTTCTTGATGTCGGCCCAATCGCCTTGAGCTTCCAATCCAAATACGAACTGATTGGTTTGCCAGCGATATCCAATTTGTCCACCGGCCACGCCGCCGGAACGATCACCGCAGCCGCTCGCGACGGTCCCCACAGCAGTGACGAAATCTACGCAGTTGTGGCTTTGGCCCCAGCCGCCGTTGGCGCCGATGTAGAAGCCGGTCCAATCGTAAATCGGAGCCACCATCGGCGGAGGCGCCTTGGTGTAGGGACGGGCCGCTAAATCCGCCGCGCTTGCCGGTACCGACAGGCTCAGCGCCATCGCGCCAACCAAAATCTTCTTCATATGTGTTTCTCCCAGTCCGCTTCAGTTGTCCCCGAAGCGTTGAGGCCAGGCAGGAGCGCCTACTTCACTATTCCAGTTCTAATTGTAGGGGAGATGCTGCCGGTAGGCTGTACCGGCGAAGCCACACTCGCCGGCCAAGTTCGAGGACAAGCTATTAATACGACTTAAGAATTGCCATTGCCGAATCTTGATACCCCCTATCAGGCTTGCCGCCGCAGGTCGGCATCTTCGGTCTTATGCTGGGCAGCCTCGGCTATGCGCTGCTCGGGTCCCTCGCGTCACCTTGCCGTCGGACGGACTTCCGCGATCTCGCTGATGATGGCGGGCACGGTAGGCTGCTTTGAATTGCGCCAGATCAAGTGCGCTCATGCGCCCGTTGCCTAAAGTTCCCGAGTTCACCGCCACGTCCATTTTGTACGGAGTTCTGCGATGTTGATCAGGACTACCACAGTGAGCCGCCCTGCGGTTGATGGGCAATTGGCGGCCCTTGCCGGCCAGCAGATCATCTGTAGCGAATTTACCTATCGCAGAGGGATGGAAGTATTTGGGGAGGGAGAGGAGGCCGAGTACGTCTACCAGATCGTCTCTGGTACAATCCGGACCTACAAGATGCTCTGCGATGGCCGCCGGCAAATCAACTCGTTCCATCTCGCGGATGATATGTTCGGGCTTGAGAATGGGATAATTCACCGCTTCACCGCCGAAGCAGTGACTCAGGCCAAGGTTCGCATCACGAGCCGAAGCAGCCTGCTCGATACGATTGCGCAGCGGGAGCCGGGCCAGGCAAGCCTTCTCAACCTCGTCACGCGTAATCTTCAGCACGCCGAGAACCACATGCTTCTGCTAGGACGAAAGACGGCGCTCGAGAAGTTAGCCGCATTCCTTCTGGAAATGGACGAGCGGCTTGCTCATCCGAACGTCATGAGCTTGCCGATGAATCGCCGCGACATCGCCGACTATCTTGGATTGACCCTCGAAACCGTGTCGCGCGCGTTTTCGATCTTGCGTGATGATAAGATGCTAAGGTTCGATGGACAAACCCAGCGTCAACTCGTTTTGCTGGATCGGGAAGCGCTTGTGCAGCTCGACGCCTGATCGTGCGAGCACGGCAACGTTCAAGTGCTGCGAGCTGACTTTGTACGGTCACGCCAATTCGTCCGTCGATGTCCTGCTGAAGCGTATGTTTTTGGCGCGCTCTTTCCGGCGCAGACTCGTCGGCTGCAACGAGCTCGACCGGGTTCGGACCTGCCTCGCCTACTGGATGTCGACGAGAAGCTTTTATCGAGGCGCAATATACTGTCGGTTCCCGATCAAAGTCTGGCCATAAATACGAATGCAAGGACCGCCAAAGTTTAACCCAGGTAGCTCTGCCTACGTTGCCTGCCGCGGAGTGAGTTGAGCACCCGCGCAGCCGTGTTTGCGCCAGCCAATCTCACTCATGCTGCAGCCCCAGGCCTTGTGCTCGAACACCGGCCAGTAGCGCTCGGCGAACTTCCTGTCGAACCCGCTATTGTGCGCTATGACGATGACTGCATCGTCTACGAAGGTCGCGGTGGCCGCATCGTCGAATCTGTGACCGGCCACCATCTCGGCGGTGATGCCCGTGAGTGCCGTAACGTCCGCCGAAAATAGAACCACTCGGCTCGTGGAAGGCGGAGAAGGTGTCGCGGACGCCGACGATCCGCCCGTCCGGCGTATAGTCGAACTTGAGCATCCCGAACTCGATCATCTCGTCTCTGGCGTGATCGAGGCCGGTCGTCTCGGTGTCCACTAGGACGCTGGTCTTGCAACCTGCCCGATGGTCGGC is part of the Bradyrhizobium quebecense genome and harbors:
- the trbL gene encoding P-type conjugative transfer protein TrbL, which translates into the protein MVTASFLTRPSTVLAIVVTAAVFLHTVGPAIAAADGGVLTTVENQVVTAAKGWESTVTNAAKSLFWILAGIEVGIAAVWLAIQAATIEAWFAELVRRIMFIGFFAFVLAEGPSFAKAVVDSLFQIGGGSGSASPANVFNAGLTVASAMSQKISFGVFQDNALALSASLAMIVSVIAFSLVAAIFLAVLVEMYVGLLAGMIMLGLGGSSFTKDFAIRYLVYAFSVGMKLMSLVMIAKIGSDVLIGLAQDTSVGDQYQTALAIAGIAVVVFILAMYVPSIVQGVVQGASVSSGMEVIRHGAQAASFAAGGAALAMGGANAGAAAFSAARASGSSVGGAALAGLRGAASAGGALASAAHDKAIGAPGAYAGSLLGLANAKLEKSGGGSPPPPPQKHEK
- the trbG gene encoding P-type conjugative transfer protein TrbG; protein product: MTATRPTFRAALLIATALVSITGLHSADAQSLNRKEAKGMDISGQWRGRTGLVTRGADGKVIFLYGEVQPSVVCSPLQVCDLELEGGEVVRDVLVGDTVRWKVEPATSGATGGQAIHLIVKPTEPGLVTSMVVTTSRRTYHIQLKSHATQYMARVGFDYPEDVSSRLADVNARIETGGAGVPAEQLNFSYSVSGSAGWRPTQVYSDGTKTYIQFPESVASRDAPVLFVVSGGQNRIVNYRMKSNMMIVDYAVDRAILVSGVGWSQEKITIQRRG
- the trbF gene encoding conjugal transfer protein TrbF → MASPNSPENPYIAARQEWTERYGSYVKAASAWRIVGIASLGLALMSTAYALYQSTKVKLVPYIVEVDKLGSSVSAGFPAQIEYADPRVVRATLAGFITNFRSVTPDTVVQKQYIDRVYAMLRTTDPATEKVNAWFRSSSPFDKAKTATVAIEVNNVVPLSPQSFQIDWTEYERDRKGKEVATRRFRGVASVVLIPPQDEAVIRLNPIGLYLKDFDWTAQI
- the trbJ gene encoding P-type conjugative transfer protein TrbJ, whose translation is MPIRYSPMTRLEFLRGAAVAAMALPFMARSAVAGGGALSGGATEWTQMLNNSELVSLVGKSAEQVNNQIRQITQLAEQIQNQLKIYSNMLQNTAQLPNHVWGQVQNDLNQLRNVVSQGQGIAFSMGNIDDVLKQRFQSYADFKTSLPNNASFSQTYQNWSSTNRDTIGGTLRAASLTADQFSSEEATMSQLRTMSEGADGQMKALQVGHQIATQQVAQMQKLRGLVSQQMTMMATWYQSEQAEKDLSQARRQEFFKSTAPSMSGGQEMRPRW
- a CDS encoding conjugal transfer protein TrbE, with the translated sequence MVALHSFRHSGPSFADLVPYAGLVDDGIVLLKDGSLMAGWYFAGPDSESSTDAERNDVSRQINAILARLGSGWMIQVEALRIPTTDYPARKDGHFPDAVTREIDEERRAHFERESGHYESRHALILSWRPPERRKSGLAKYVYSDKDSRSASFADTALGNFRASVREIEQYLSNLLSIQRMRTRTVEERGGSRSARYDELFQFVRFCITGENHPVRLPEVPMYLDWLVTAEYQHGLTPTVDGRYVGVVAIDGLPAESWPGILNILDLMPLTYRWSSRFMFLDEIEARERLERTRKKWQQKVRPFFDQLFQTQSRSVDQDAMAMVAETQDAIAEAASQLVSYGYYTPVIVLQDHDAERLREKCEGIRRVVQAEGFGARIETLNATEAFLGSLPGNWYANVREPLIHTRNLADLLPLNSVWSGSPVAPCPFYPESSPPLMQVASGSTPFRLNLHTDDVGHSLIFGPTGSGKSTLLALIAAQFRRYRDAQIFAFDKGRSLMPLTLAAGGDHYEIGGGAGEGIQFAFCPLAELATDADRAWASEWIETLVVLQGVSVTPDHRNAISRQVALMAAAPGRSLADFVSGVQMREIKDALHHYTVDGPMGHLLDAERDGLTLGGFQTFEIEELMNMGERSLVPVLTYLFRRIEKRLIGAPSLILLDEAWLMLGHPVFRDKIREWLKVLRKANCAVVLATQSISDAERSGIIDVLKESCPTKICLPNGAAREPGTREFYERLGFNERQVEIVSNAIPKREYYVTSPAGRRLFEMALGPVALAFVGASGRDDLKRITELKTAHGRTWPANWLQTRGIAHADTLLAHD
- the trbH gene encoding conjugal transfer protein TrbH, yielding MIRPFFSTFRPARAAAFFLTAALLSGCATFGTGGLVASTAPAELLAPAASAVAGDLVPRLAEQIGQGKATIVLKPDGSAFGSALETSLRGWGYAVTTDQDTKDPKAIRLAYVLASMDGQMLARLSTGSIEIGRVYSTTATSALPASPVSVMKRS
- the trbI gene encoding IncP-type conjugal transfer protein TrbI, whose product is MTQSLQLGGGSGGTGAPKDIRRLNRLPIIAAAVLGIVFLAVIFYGLTSRGLVFRSTSDTGSIGGAPATTFADQMKRGVADGLIGDGQQPPPAAPTPEPKPAPQNPFVPQQPAVAEPRGGALESEEAWRARLAREGQEQLLRERQRQRMARLQASNIALDSPLAIDTQKIKAASAATSPAKPGAMTPASSSPTDLYSLALLTGLNGQNLDPNGQAKKETFFNSDLAKLGYLPNQVVPPRSYYELKRGSVIPATLITGINSDLPGRITAQVSQNVFDSATGYRLLIPQGTKLMGRYDSKISFGQSRVLVIWTDIIFPNGSTLQIGGMAGTDAEGYGGFTDQVDNHYFKTFGSAILLAIIGTGMDMAAPQSSTLATQQTASDAARRNFAETFGRVAERTINKNLDVQPTLEIRPGYQFNVLVDQDIVFPGAYRG